From Streptomyces sp. HUAS MG91, the proteins below share one genomic window:
- a CDS encoding TetR/AcrR family transcriptional regulator C-terminal domain-containing protein: MGRPSKPLLDRERIGATALALVDEQGDFSVPQIARRLGVQTGSVYHHVDGRDGIVELLRDRVAGGIDATSLRSGLPWDEALTQWARAYRAAFAAHPRAIPLLTTNPVRAPRVLAQYELAVGLLLDAGFALGDVMTVIIGLDNVVLGSALDMAAPEEMWEVPEGAVMPLLERALSAMSGSRSDAAFELALGAFVGGVRELLGA, encoded by the coding sequence ATGGGGCGGCCGAGCAAGCCACTTCTCGACCGGGAGCGCATCGGCGCGACGGCCCTGGCCCTCGTCGACGAGCAGGGCGATTTCAGCGTGCCGCAGATCGCGCGGCGGCTCGGGGTGCAGACCGGTTCGGTGTACCACCACGTGGACGGCCGGGACGGGATCGTGGAGCTGCTGCGGGACCGGGTGGCGGGCGGCATCGACGCGACGTCGCTCCGCTCGGGGCTGCCGTGGGACGAGGCGCTGACGCAGTGGGCCCGCGCCTATCGCGCCGCGTTCGCCGCGCATCCGAGGGCGATTCCGCTGCTGACCACGAATCCGGTGCGGGCGCCCCGGGTGCTGGCGCAGTACGAGCTGGCGGTGGGGCTGTTGCTCGATGCCGGGTTCGCGCTGGGCGATGTCATGACGGTGATCATCGGGCTGGACAACGTCGTGCTCGGGTCGGCGCTGGACATGGCGGCGCCGGAGGAGATGTGGGAGGTGCCTGAGGGGGCGGTGATGCCGTTGCTGGAGCGGGCGCTCTCCGCGATGTCCGGCAGCCGCTCCGATGCCGCGTTCGAGCTGGCGCTCGGGGCGTTCGTGGGTGGCGTGCGGGAGTTGCTCGGGGCTTGA
- a CDS encoding bifunctional [glutamine synthetase] adenylyltransferase/[glutamine synthetase]-adenylyl-L-tyrosine phosphorylase: protein MSVPQGRRSSTFTRLLRHGFTDPSGAERLLDAEALSAVRSDPLLLDALGATADPDLALLGLVRLVEAQPDPTARRELLDTLITAKPLRDRLLGVLGASEALADHLARHSGDWRALVTYEPSDLHPGVEEFERGLADATDPVSLRVSYRRCLLSLAARDVCGTTDIVETAAELADLATATLRAALAMARAAAPADAALCRLAVIAMGKCGGHELNYVSDVDVIFVGEAVEGADEGKAVQAATRLASHMMRICSETTVEGTIWPVDANLRPEGRNGPLVRTLSSHLAYYQRWAKTWEFQALLKARPVAGDPELGQAYVDAVSPMVWQVAERENFVPDVQKMRKRVVDNIPVGEVERELKLGPGGLRDVEFAVQLLQLVHGRSDASLRSGTTLVALAALADGGYVGRVDAVQLDDAYRFLRTLEHRIQLYKLRRTHLIPEDEADLRRIGRSMGMRTEPITDLNRAWKRHTSVVRRLHEKLFYRPLLDAVAQLAPGEIRLSTEAARERLVALGYADPGAALRHLEALSSGVSRKAAIQRTLLPVLLGWFADSADPDAGLLNFRKVSDALGKTPWYLRLLRDEGAAAENLARVLSAGRLAPDLLMRAPEAVALLGDAQGLQPRPHAQLEQEVLAAVGRADGGEQAVVAARGVRRRELFRTCAADIIASYGTEDTPAVADQGALVDQVGGAVSDLTAATLAGTLRAVVRDGWGDTLPTRFAVIAMGRFGGHELGYGSDADVLFVHEPREGVPDQEAAEAANKVVAEMRRLLALPSADPPLLIDADLRPEGKSGPLVRTLKSYEAYYRRWSLVWESQALLRAQYVAGDEDLGGAFIELIDPLRYPAEGLGDDAVREIRRLKARMESERLPRGADPTLHTKLGRGGLSDVEWTVQLLQLQHGWAEPGLRTTRTREALAAACAAGLIPAEDAAILDEAWVLATRVRNAVMLVRGRAGDTFPSDGRELGAVGRYLGYDPGHVGDMLDDYRRTTRRARAVVEDRFYQ from the coding sequence ATGTCGGTGCCGCAGGGACGAAGGAGCAGCACGTTCACGCGGCTGCTGCGGCACGGGTTCACCGATCCGTCCGGCGCCGAGCGGCTGCTGGACGCCGAGGCGCTGTCCGCGGTCCGCTCCGACCCGCTGCTCCTGGACGCGCTCGGCGCCACCGCCGACCCCGATCTGGCCCTGCTCGGCCTGGTCCGGCTCGTCGAGGCGCAGCCCGACCCCACCGCCCGCCGTGAACTCCTCGACACGCTGATCACCGCGAAGCCGCTGCGCGACCGGCTGCTCGGGGTGCTCGGCGCCTCCGAGGCGCTGGCCGACCACCTCGCCCGGCACAGCGGCGACTGGCGGGCCCTGGTCACCTACGAGCCGAGCGACCTGCACCCCGGCGTGGAGGAGTTCGAGCGGGGCCTCGCCGACGCCACCGACCCGGTCTCGCTGCGCGTCTCCTACCGGCGGTGCCTGCTGTCCCTGGCCGCCCGTGACGTGTGCGGCACCACCGACATCGTCGAGACCGCCGCCGAGCTGGCCGACCTGGCGACGGCGACCCTGCGCGCGGCGCTCGCCATGGCGCGGGCCGCCGCGCCCGCCGACGCCGCGCTGTGCCGGCTCGCCGTGATCGCGATGGGCAAGTGCGGCGGCCACGAACTGAACTACGTGTCCGACGTCGACGTCATCTTCGTCGGCGAGGCGGTCGAGGGCGCCGACGAGGGCAAGGCGGTCCAGGCCGCCACCCGGCTCGCCTCCCACATGATGCGGATCTGCTCCGAGACGACGGTCGAGGGCACGATCTGGCCGGTCGACGCGAACCTGCGCCCCGAGGGCCGCAACGGCCCACTGGTGCGCACCCTCTCCTCCCACCTCGCCTACTACCAGCGCTGGGCCAAGACCTGGGAGTTCCAGGCGCTGCTCAAGGCCCGCCCGGTCGCCGGCGACCCCGAACTGGGACAGGCGTACGTCGACGCCGTGTCCCCGATGGTCTGGCAGGTCGCCGAGCGCGAGAACTTCGTGCCCGACGTGCAGAAGATGCGCAAGCGCGTCGTCGACAACATCCCGGTGGGCGAGGTCGAGCGCGAGCTGAAGCTCGGCCCCGGCGGCCTGCGCGACGTCGAATTCGCCGTCCAGCTGCTTCAGTTGGTGCACGGCAGGTCCGACGCCTCGCTGCGCAGCGGCACGACACTCGTCGCGCTGGCCGCGCTCGCCGACGGCGGTTACGTGGGCCGGGTCGACGCCGTCCAGCTCGACGACGCCTACCGCTTCCTGCGTACGCTCGAACACCGCATCCAGCTCTACAAGTTGCGCCGCACCCACCTGATCCCCGAGGACGAGGCCGACCTGCGCCGCATCGGCCGCTCGATGGGCATGCGCACCGAACCCATCACCGACCTCAACCGCGCCTGGAAGCGGCACACCTCGGTCGTCCGGCGCCTCCACGAGAAGCTGTTCTACCGTCCGCTGCTCGACGCGGTCGCCCAACTCGCTCCGGGCGAGATCCGGTTGAGCACGGAGGCCGCCCGCGAGCGGCTCGTCGCCCTCGGCTACGCGGACCCCGGCGCGGCCCTGCGCCACCTGGAGGCCCTCTCCTCGGGCGTCTCCCGCAAGGCGGCCATCCAGCGGACCCTGCTGCCGGTGCTGCTCGGCTGGTTCGCGGACTCGGCGGACCCGGACGCCGGACTGCTCAACTTCCGGAAGGTCTCGGACGCGCTCGGCAAGACCCCCTGGTACCTGCGGCTGCTGCGCGACGAGGGCGCCGCCGCGGAGAACCTGGCCCGCGTCCTGTCGGCCGGCCGGCTCGCCCCCGACCTGCTGATGCGCGCCCCCGAGGCCGTCGCGCTGCTCGGCGACGCGCAGGGCCTCCAGCCGCGCCCGCACGCCCAGTTGGAGCAGGAAGTGCTCGCCGCGGTGGGCCGGGCCGACGGCGGGGAGCAGGCCGTGGTCGCCGCCCGCGGAGTGCGCCGCCGCGAGCTGTTCCGCACCTGCGCCGCCGACATCATCGCCTCGTACGGCACCGAGGACACGCCCGCCGTCGCCGACCAGGGCGCCCTGGTCGACCAGGTCGGCGGCGCCGTCTCGGACCTGACGGCGGCCACACTCGCCGGCACACTCCGCGCCGTCGTCCGCGACGGCTGGGGCGACACCCTGCCGACCCGGTTCGCCGTCATCGCCATGGGCCGCTTCGGCGGCCACGAACTCGGCTACGGCTCCGACGCCGACGTCCTGTTCGTGCACGAGCCGCGCGAGGGCGTCCCCGACCAGGAGGCGGCCGAGGCCGCCAACAAGGTCGTCGCCGAGATGCGCCGCCTGCTCGCCCTGCCGAGCGCCGACCCGCCGCTGCTCATCGACGCCGACCTGCGCCCCGAGGGCAAGTCCGGGCCGCTCGTGCGCACGCTGAAGTCCTACGAGGCGTACTACCGCCGGTGGTCACTGGTCTGGGAGTCGCAGGCACTGCTGCGCGCGCAGTACGTCGCCGGTGACGAGGATCTGGGCGGGGCCTTCATCGAGCTGATCGACCCGCTGCGCTATCCCGCCGAGGGGCTCGGCGACGACGCCGTGCGCGAGATCCGCCGGCTCAAGGCCCGGATGGAGTCCGAGCGCCTGCCGCGCGGCGCCGATCCCACGCTCCACACGAAGCTGGGCCGCGGCGGTCTGTCCGACGTGGAGTGGACGGTGCAGCTCCTCCAGCTCCAGCACGGCTGGGCCGAGCCCGGCCTGCGCACGACCCGCACCCGGGAGGCGCTGGCCGCGGCCTGCGCCGCCGGGCTGATTCCGGCCGAGGACGCCGCCATCCTCGACGAGGCCTGGGTCCTTGCGACCCGGGTGCGCAACGCGGTGATGCTCGTACGCGGGCGGGCCGGAGACACGTTCCCCTCCGACGGACGCGAACTCGGCGCCGTGGGCCGCTACTTGGGCTACGACCCCGGCCACGTCGGCGACATGCTGGACGACTACCGCCGCACAACGCGCCGGGCACGGGCTGTGGTGGAGGACCGCTTCTACCAATAG
- a CDS encoding VOC family protein, with product MEWTLEVVVLPVSDVDRAKEFYADRVGFKVDLDREVAPGIRVVQLTPPGSRCSVSLTQGLPGAPGQRGMAPGSLSGLQLCVTDIAAAHAELVARGVDVSPVRHAGPGGWEDGPGEEWNSFLFFSDPDGNGWTVQEAPAPLAER from the coding sequence ATGGAATGGACCCTGGAGGTCGTCGTGCTCCCCGTCTCGGACGTGGACCGCGCCAAGGAGTTCTACGCGGACCGGGTGGGCTTCAAGGTGGACCTCGACCGTGAGGTGGCCCCCGGCATTCGTGTCGTGCAGTTGACCCCGCCGGGTTCGCGCTGCTCCGTCTCGCTGACGCAGGGGCTGCCCGGCGCGCCGGGGCAGCGGGGTATGGCGCCCGGTTCGCTGAGCGGGCTCCAGTTGTGCGTCACCGACATCGCGGCCGCGCACGCCGAGCTGGTGGCGCGCGGTGTGGACGTGTCGCCGGTGCGGCACGCGGGGCCGGGCGGCTGGGAGGACGGGCCGGGTGAGGAGTGGAATTCGTTCCTGTTCTTCTCCGACCCGGACGGGAACGGGTGGACGGTGCAGGAGGCGCCCGCGCCGCTCGCCGAGCGCTGA
- a CDS encoding alkaline phosphatase family protein: MPGSNLPVRTRGKAFLSALALTAAAAGSWLALGGGSPAHAAATVPTPDHTIVVVFENHAYSQVIGSSSAPYINSLKSGGANLTASYAETHPSQPNYFAMFSGSTQGITDDSCYTPGFSSAPNLASELIAAGKTWGSYNETLPSQGSTTCSSGDYARKHNPWFGFSNVPTSSAKTFAQFPTDYSTLPQVSYVVPNLCSDMHDCSVSTGDTWLKNKLGAYATWAKTHNSLLVVTFDEDNRLSGNKIPTVFYGQQVTPGATSSTTYNHYDLLRTLEDMHGLTSHAGNAASAKDITGIWTS; the protein is encoded by the coding sequence GTGCCCGGCAGTAATCTCCCCGTCCGCACCCGCGGCAAGGCGTTCCTCTCGGCGCTCGCGCTGACGGCCGCCGCCGCGGGCAGCTGGCTCGCGCTCGGCGGCGGCTCGCCCGCCCACGCCGCGGCGACCGTGCCCACCCCCGACCACACGATCGTCGTGGTCTTCGAGAACCACGCGTACAGCCAGGTCATCGGCTCCTCCAGCGCCCCGTACATCAACAGCCTGAAGTCCGGCGGCGCCAACCTGACGGCCTCGTACGCCGAGACGCACCCCAGCCAGCCCAACTACTTCGCGATGTTCTCCGGCTCCACCCAGGGCATCACGGATGACAGCTGCTACACGCCCGGCTTCTCCTCCGCCCCGAACCTCGCCTCGGAGCTGATCGCCGCGGGCAAGACGTGGGGCAGTTACAACGAGACGCTGCCGAGCCAGGGTTCGACGACCTGTTCCTCCGGCGACTACGCCCGCAAGCACAACCCGTGGTTCGGCTTCAGCAACGTACCGACGTCGTCGGCGAAGACCTTCGCCCAGTTCCCGACGGACTACTCGACGCTCCCCCAGGTCAGTTACGTCGTCCCGAACCTGTGCAGCGACATGCACGACTGCTCGGTGTCCACCGGTGACACCTGGCTGAAGAACAAGCTGGGCGCCTACGCGACCTGGGCCAAGACCCACAACAGCCTCCTCGTCGTCACCTTCGACGAGGACAACCGGCTCAGCGGCAACAAGATCCCGACCGTGTTCTACGGACAGCAGGTCACCCCGGGTGCCACGTCCTCGACGACGTACAACCACTACGACCTGCTGCGCACCCTGGAGGACATGCACGGCCTGACCTCGCACGCGGGCAACGCGGCGTCGGCCAAGGACATCACCGGCATCTGGACGTCCTGA
- a CDS encoding MFS transporter, with product MYVADSRASNSAPVSAEPAVRPPAGRRRAVGSTVFALGTVSLITDVSSEMVTAVLPLYLVAGLGLSPLGFGLLDGVYNGFSALVRLVGGRFADSGGGRHKTVAVIGYGLSALCKPLLLLAGTLPLIGAVLAADRTGKGLRTAPRDALISLSSTPETRGRAFGVHRAMDTAGALLGPLVAFVILRRTVDGYDAVFTVSFCVALLGVVVLLLFVPRTRGPAPDPAPRSPEGLHWRMLVRPTACATLLGLATVSDAFVYLVLQRQLGVPERWFALLPLGTAAAFLLLAAPLGRLSDRVGAWPVFVGGHVALLGVYALLLTHAHSPALPCVVLLLHGTFYAATDGVLMAAASAGIPRDRRGSGLAVVQTGQAAARFGCSLGFGAAWTAWGDRTALSAAAVLLVVCVAAVCALRPTTRPASTKANA from the coding sequence ATGTACGTAGCGGACTCTCGCGCGAGCAATTCGGCGCCGGTGTCCGCGGAGCCCGCCGTCCGGCCCCCGGCCGGGCGGCGGCGCGCCGTGGGTTCCACCGTGTTCGCGCTCGGCACGGTCAGTCTCATCACGGACGTGTCGTCGGAGATGGTCACGGCGGTGCTGCCGCTGTACCTCGTCGCGGGGCTCGGCCTGAGCCCGCTCGGCTTCGGCCTCCTCGACGGCGTCTACAACGGGTTCTCGGCGCTGGTCCGGCTGGTAGGCGGGCGGTTCGCGGACAGCGGCGGCGGCCGGCACAAGACGGTGGCGGTCATCGGGTACGGGCTTTCCGCCCTCTGCAAGCCGCTGCTGCTGCTCGCCGGGACGCTGCCCCTGATCGGCGCCGTCCTCGCCGCCGACCGCACCGGCAAGGGGCTGCGCACCGCGCCCCGCGACGCGCTGATCTCCCTGTCGAGCACGCCGGAGACGCGGGGCCGGGCGTTCGGGGTGCACCGGGCGATGGACACCGCGGGGGCGCTGCTCGGGCCGCTGGTGGCCTTCGTGATCCTGCGCCGGACGGTGGACGGGTACGACGCCGTGTTCACGGTGAGCTTCTGCGTCGCGCTGCTCGGCGTCGTGGTCCTGCTCCTGTTCGTGCCCAGGACACGGGGCCCCGCCCCGGACCCCGCTCCTCGATCGCCGGAGGGGCTCCATTGGAGGATGCTGGTCCGCCCCACCGCGTGCGCGACCCTCCTGGGCCTGGCCACGGTCAGCGATGCCTTCGTCTATCTGGTTCTCCAGCGCCAACTGGGCGTGCCGGAGCGCTGGTTCGCCCTGCTGCCGCTCGGCACGGCCGCCGCGTTCCTGCTGCTGGCCGCCCCGCTGGGCAGGCTCTCGGACCGGGTCGGTGCCTGGCCGGTCTTCGTCGGCGGGCACGTCGCCCTGCTCGGCGTGTACGCGCTGCTGCTCACCCACGCGCACAGCCCCGCGCTGCCCTGCGTCGTCCTGCTGCTGCACGGCACCTTCTACGCGGCGACGGACGGCGTCCTGATGGCCGCCGCGTCCGCGGGCATCCCGCGGGACCGCCGCGGCTCCGGCCTCGCGGTCGTGCAGACCGGGCAGGCCGCCGCCCGTTTCGGCTGCTCCCTCGGGTTCGGCGCGGCCTGGACGGCGTGGGGCGACCGGACGGCGCTGTCCGCCGCGGCGGTCCTGCTCGTCGTCTGCGTGGCGGCGGTCTGTGCCCTGCGCCCGACCACGCGACCTGCCTCGACGAAAGCGAACGCATGA
- a CDS encoding TolB-like translocation protein produces the protein MTTRTKLTVLIAAVLALAAVATAAVLHASARADRRDRARPGGPAVTTGEVQLRAGGHRLVFRNMAWGPHRDELATTPAGAPSGPRRATATGLKCLRFYAASGTGICLQSVHGTLSDTYRATLLDANLREKAHYPVPGIPSRARVSPSGRYAAWTAFVGGDSYAGTDFSTRAAILDTSTGKLTPTLETYRIVKDGHPYRAADANFWGVTFAADDRHFYATLATHGRTYLVRGDLRTRTVTTLHGNVECPSLSPDGTRIAYKKRVPGLSADAPWRLYVLDLATFHETPLAESRSVDDQAVWSDDGHVTYALPGDYGADLYSVPADGSGAPSRLLTAGVSPAYL, from the coding sequence ATGACGACCCGCACCAAGCTCACCGTCCTGATCGCGGCCGTGCTCGCCCTCGCCGCGGTGGCCACCGCCGCAGTCCTGCACGCCTCGGCCCGCGCCGACCGCCGCGACCGGGCCCGCCCCGGCGGACCGGCCGTGACCACAGGGGAGGTCCAACTCCGGGCCGGCGGTCACCGGTTGGTGTTCCGGAACATGGCCTGGGGCCCGCACCGCGACGAGCTGGCGACCACCCCGGCCGGCGCGCCGTCGGGCCCGCGCAGAGCGACCGCCACCGGCCTCAAGTGCCTGCGCTTCTACGCCGCTTCGGGCACCGGGATCTGCCTCCAGTCCGTCCACGGCACGCTCTCCGACACCTACCGCGCCACGCTCCTGGACGCGAACCTACGCGAGAAGGCCCACTACCCCGTCCCCGGCATCCCCTCCCGCGCCCGGGTCTCGCCGAGCGGACGGTACGCGGCATGGACGGCGTTCGTCGGCGGCGACAGCTACGCGGGCACGGACTTCTCCACCCGCGCCGCGATCCTCGACACCTCGACCGGCAAGCTGACGCCGACACTGGAGACGTACCGCATCGTCAAGGACGGGCACCCCTACCGGGCCGCCGACGCCAACTTCTGGGGCGTCACCTTCGCCGCCGACGACCGCCACTTCTACGCGACGCTCGCCACGCACGGCAGGACCTACCTGGTCCGCGGCGACCTCCGCACGCGGACGGTCACCACCCTGCACGGCAACGTCGAGTGCCCGTCCCTCTCCCCCGACGGCACCCGGATCGCGTACAAGAAGCGGGTGCCGGGCCTGTCCGCCGACGCGCCCTGGCGGCTGTACGTCCTCGACCTGGCCACCTTCCACGAGACACCGCTGGCCGAGTCCCGCAGCGTCGACGACCAGGCGGTGTGGAGCGACGACGGGCACGTCACGTACGCGCTGCCCGGCGACTACGGAGCCGACCTCTACAGCGTCCCGGCGGACGGCTCGGGCGCGCCGAGCAGGCTCCTGACGGCGGGCGTCTCCCCCGCCTACCTTTGA
- a CDS encoding VOC family protein: MEMTLEVIPLPVSDIDRAKSFYVDKVGFHCDVDREVMPGSRIVQLTPPGSGCSVVLAAGIPIPTGTPVPGTYHGLQLVVADIEAARDELTGRGVEVSEPVRFGTDDGGTFMYFSDPDGNGWSVQEYRRRAEVPLRDAITPAP, encoded by the coding sequence ATGGAGATGACCCTCGAAGTGATCCCGCTGCCCGTGTCGGACATCGACCGGGCGAAGTCCTTCTACGTCGACAAGGTCGGCTTCCACTGCGACGTGGACCGGGAGGTGATGCCGGGCTCCCGGATCGTGCAGCTCACCCCGCCCGGCTCGGGCTGTTCGGTGGTGCTGGCGGCCGGCATCCCGATCCCGACCGGCACCCCCGTCCCCGGTACCTACCACGGCCTGCAACTGGTCGTGGCCGACATCGAGGCGGCGCGGGACGAGCTGACCGGCCGGGGCGTGGAGGTGTCGGAGCCGGTGCGGTTCGGGACGGACGACGGCGGTACGTTCATGTACTTCTCCGACCCGGACGGCAACGGCTGGTCGGTGCAGGAGTACCGGCGGCGCGCCGAGGTGCCGCTGCGGGACGCCATCACGCCCGCGCCCTGA
- a CDS encoding AraC family transcriptional regulator, whose product MCPPAWRQALIAAQHLRDLARLRRVRDRIDRECARPLDVEALARAAGLPGRQLSREFTAAYGRSPYAYVTARRAQRAAILRHHTTLEGQRS is encoded by the coding sequence GTGTGCCCGCCCGCCTGGCGGCAGGCCCTGATCGCCGCGCAGCACCTGCGTGACCTGGCCCGGCTGCGCCGGGTCCGCGACCGGATCGACCGGGAGTGCGCCCGGCCCCTGGACGTCGAGGCGCTGGCCCGCGCGGCCGGTCTGCCCGGACGGCAGCTCAGCCGGGAGTTCACCGCGGCCTACGGCAGGTCCCCGTACGCGTACGTCACCGCGCGCCGCGCCCAGCGCGCCGCGATTCTGCGACACCACACGACCCTGGAGGGGCAGAGATCATGA
- a CDS encoding VOC family protein: MDLTIHTTSLPHDDPDASLVFYRDVLGFEVRSDVGQGAMRWITVGPPNQPETCILLAPPAADPGVTDDERRTITEMMAKGTYGWIMLATPDLDGVFEKVQAADAEVVQEPTRQPYGVRDCAFRDPAGNMVRIQETDGSAGKG, translated from the coding sequence ATGGACCTCACCATTCATACGACCTCCCTCCCGCACGACGACCCCGACGCCTCCCTCGTCTTCTACCGGGACGTGCTCGGGTTCGAGGTGCGCAGCGATGTCGGGCAGGGGGCGATGCGGTGGATCACCGTCGGGCCGCCGAATCAGCCCGAGACCTGCATTCTGCTGGCGCCGCCCGCCGCCGACCCCGGTGTCACCGACGACGAGCGCCGCACCATCACCGAGATGATGGCCAAGGGGACGTACGGCTGGATCATGCTGGCCACCCCGGATCTCGACGGTGTCTTCGAGAAGGTGCAGGCCGCCGACGCCGAGGTGGTGCAGGAGCCGACCCGGCAGCCCTACGGCGTCCGGGACTGCGCCTTCCGCGACCCGGCCGGGAACATGGTCCGGATCCAGGAGACCGACGGCTCCGCCGGCAAGGGCTGA
- a CDS encoding glutamine synthetase family protein has product MDKQQEFVLRTLEERDIRFVRLWFTDVLGFLKSVAVAPAELEQAFDEGIGFDGSAIEGFARVYESDMIAKPDPGTFQVLPWRAEAPGTARMFCDILMPDGSPSFADPRYVLKRALAKTSDLGFTFYTHPEIEFFLLKDKPLDGSRPTPADNSGYFDHTPQNVGMDFRRQAITMLESMGISVEFSHHEGAPGQQEIDLRYADALSTADNIMTFRLVMKQVALEQGVNATFMPKPFSEYPGSGMHTHLSLFEGDRNAFYESGAEYQLSKVGRSFIAGLLKHAAEISAVTNQWVNSYKRIWGGSERTAGAGGEAPSYICWGHNNRSALIRVPMYKPGKTGSARVEVRSIDSGANPYLTYAVLLAAGLKGIEEGYELPPGADDDVWALSDAERRAMGIEPLPQNLGEAIALMERSELVAETLGEHVYDFFLRNKKQEWEEYRSEVTAFELRKNLPVL; this is encoded by the coding sequence ATGGACAAGCAGCAGGAATTCGTGCTCCGTACGTTGGAGGAGCGCGACATCCGGTTCGTACGCCTGTGGTTCACGGACGTTCTCGGCTTCCTGAAGTCGGTGGCCGTGGCCCCGGCCGAGCTGGAGCAGGCCTTCGACGAGGGCATCGGCTTCGACGGCTCGGCGATCGAGGGCTTCGCGCGTGTCTACGAGTCCGACATGATCGCCAAGCCGGACCCGGGCACCTTCCAGGTCCTGCCGTGGCGCGCCGAGGCCCCCGGCACCGCCCGCATGTTCTGCGACATCCTGATGCCCGACGGCTCCCCGTCCTTCGCCGACCCGCGCTACGTCCTGAAGCGGGCCCTCGCCAAGACCTCCGACCTCGGCTTCACCTTCTACACCCACCCCGAGATCGAGTTCTTCCTCCTGAAGGACAAGCCGCTCGACGGCTCGCGCCCCACCCCGGCCGACAACTCCGGCTACTTCGACCACACCCCGCAGAACGTCGGCATGGACTTCCGCCGCCAGGCGATCACCATGCTCGAATCCATGGGCATCTCGGTCGAGTTCAGCCACCACGAGGGCGCCCCGGGCCAGCAGGAGATCGACCTGCGCTACGCCGACGCGCTCTCCACGGCGGACAACATCATGACGTTCCGCCTGGTCATGAAGCAGGTGGCGCTGGAGCAGGGGGTCAACGCGACCTTCATGCCGAAGCCGTTCTCGGAGTACCCGGGCTCGGGCATGCACACCCACCTCTCCCTCTTCGAGGGCGACCGCAACGCGTTCTACGAGTCCGGCGCCGAGTACCAGCTCTCCAAGGTCGGCCGTTCCTTCATCGCGGGCCTGCTGAAGCACGCGGCGGAGATCTCCGCGGTGACGAACCAGTGGGTCAACTCCTACAAGCGCATCTGGGGCGGCTCCGAGCGCACCGCGGGCGCCGGCGGCGAGGCCCCGTCCTACATCTGCTGGGGCCACAACAACCGCTCGGCCCTCATCCGGGTCCCGATGTACAAGCCCGGCAAGACCGGCTCGGCCCGCGTCGAGGTCCGCTCGATCGACTCCGGCGCCAACCCGTACCTCACCTACGCCGTCCTCCTGGCCGCCGGCCTCAAGGGCATCGAGGAGGGCTACGAGCTCCCGCCGGGCGCCGACGACGACGTCTGGGCCCTCTCCGACGCCGAGCGCCGCGCGATGGGCATCGAACCCCTCCCGCAGAACCTCGGCGAGGCGATCGCCCTGATGGAGCGCTCGGAACTGGTCGCGGAGACGCTCGGCGAGCACGTCTACGACTTCTTCCTCCGCAACAAGAAGCAGGAGTGGGAGGAGTACCGCAGCGAGGTCACGGCGTTCGAGCTGCGGAAAAACCTGCCGGTGCTGTAG
- a CDS encoding DUF3105 domain-containing protein → MGSAKNTSTPSATDRRERIEEMRRAERARARRGRIAVVSVSTVVVAALIGVGAWAVTRGGDDKDTSSDAKPAGHFTYDKDGVGTWSAKLTRNHVGGKPTYPMNPPVGGDHNQVWMNCNGDVYEKPLANEHAVHSLEHGAVWVTYNDKAPQKDVEALAAKVKQTPYTLMSPIADQKDPIMLSAWGHQRTVKSAGDPAAAKFFAAFVQGKQTPEMGAPCTGGLGQ, encoded by the coding sequence ATGGGATCCGCCAAGAACACCTCCACTCCCTCCGCCACGGACCGCAGGGAGCGCATAGAGGAGATGCGCCGTGCCGAGCGCGCCCGCGCCCGGCGCGGCCGGATCGCCGTCGTCTCGGTGAGCACGGTCGTCGTGGCAGCCCTGATAGGAGTAGGCGCGTGGGCGGTGACCAGGGGCGGCGACGACAAGGACACGTCCTCCGACGCCAAGCCCGCGGGGCACTTCACGTACGACAAGGACGGCGTGGGCACCTGGAGCGCCAAGCTCACCCGTAACCATGTCGGGGGCAAGCCCACCTATCCGATGAACCCGCCGGTGGGCGGGGACCACAACCAGGTGTGGATGAACTGCAACGGCGACGTATACGAAAAGCCCCTGGCGAACGAGCACGCGGTGCACTCCCTGGAGCACGGCGCCGTCTGGGTGACGTACAACGACAAGGCGCCGCAGAAGGACGTCGAGGCGCTGGCCGCGAAGGTCAAGCAGACGCCGTACACGCTGATGAGCCCGATCGCCGACCAGAAGGACCCGATCATGCTGAGCGCCTGGGGCCACCAGCGCACGGTGAAGTCGGCGGGCGACCCGGCGGCCGCGAAGTTCTTCGCCGCGTTCGTGCAGGGCAAGCAGACGCCCGAGATGGGCGCGCCCTGTACCGGCGGGCTGGGGCAGTGA